The following are from one region of the Parvivirga hydrogeniphila genome:
- a CDS encoding IS256 family transposase: protein MDRLSWLRKTLEDADLDVMREMLKVFAEELMGAEADALCGAAYGERSDERVNRRNGYRERELDTRVGTIALSVPKLREGSYYPDWLLENRRRAERALVAVIAECYVRGVSTRRVDGLVRTLGIEGISKSQVSRLAKTLDEQVAAFRNRPLDTGAYPYLWVDALAIRVREGGRVVKVACIVATAVNSEGRREVVGLDTFTEESGAAWTAFLRGLVARGLSGVKLVVSDSHKGLISAIEAVLPGAAWQRCRTHFMRNVLTRVPKSAQPFVATLVRTIFAQPSAEEVAAQLARVVEQLAERFPDVAAMLEDATADITAFSTFPTAHWRQIWSNNPQERLNREIRRRSDVVGIFPDRASIIRLVGSVLSEQHDEWQVSRRYMSAESIEKAMQPVLAVTDGLDREVAPALMAG, encoded by the coding sequence ATGGACCGACTGAGCTGGCTTCGCAAGACGCTTGAGGACGCCGATCTCGACGTGATGCGCGAGATGCTCAAGGTCTTCGCAGAAGAACTCATGGGCGCCGAGGCCGATGCGCTGTGTGGCGCCGCCTACGGTGAAAGGTCCGACGAGCGCGTGAACCGGCGCAACGGCTACCGCGAGCGGGAGCTCGACACGCGCGTGGGCACCATCGCACTTTCCGTCCCGAAGCTGCGCGAGGGCAGCTACTACCCGGACTGGCTGCTCGAGAACCGAAGGCGTGCAGAACGGGCGCTCGTGGCAGTCATCGCCGAGTGCTACGTGCGCGGGGTGTCGACCAGACGCGTGGACGGGCTCGTGCGTACGCTCGGCATCGAGGGGATCTCGAAGTCGCAGGTATCGCGTCTGGCCAAGACGCTCGACGAGCAGGTCGCCGCGTTCCGCAACCGTCCCCTTGATACCGGCGCCTACCCATACCTGTGGGTCGACGCGCTCGCGATACGCGTACGCGAGGGAGGGCGTGTGGTGAAGGTGGCCTGCATCGTGGCCACCGCCGTGAACTCCGAGGGCAGGCGCGAGGTCGTGGGCCTCGACACGTTCACGGAGGAGAGTGGTGCGGCATGGACCGCCTTCCTGCGTGGTCTTGTGGCCCGTGGGCTCTCGGGCGTGAAGCTCGTCGTGTCCGACTCCCACAAGGGCCTCATCTCAGCGATCGAAGCCGTGCTTCCCGGTGCCGCCTGGCAGCGGTGCCGCACCCACTTCATGCGAAACGTGCTCACCCGCGTGCCGAAGTCAGCTCAGCCGTTCGTGGCCACCCTCGTGCGCACGATCTTCGCCCAGCCGAGCGCCGAGGAGGTCGCAGCCCAGCTCGCGCGTGTCGTCGAGCAGCTCGCGGAGCGTTTCCCTGATGTGGCCGCCATGCTCGAGGATGCCACAGCCGACATCACGGCCTTCTCGACCTTCCCGACCGCGCACTGGCGCCAGATCTGGTCCAACAACCCCCAGGAACGCCTGAACCGCGAGATCCGGAGACGAAGCGACGTCGTGGGCATCTTCCCGGACCGCGCGAGCATCATCCGGCTCGTGGGCTCCGTGCTCTCCGAGCAGCACGACGAGTGGCAGGTGAGCCGGCGCTACATGTCGGCCGAGTCGATCGAGAAGGCGATGCAGCCGGTCCTCGCCGTCACCGACGGGCTCGACCGGGAGGTGGCGCCCGCGCTCATGGCCGGCTGA
- a CDS encoding RHS repeat-associated core domain-containing protein, translating into MPTQPATAQFLTKDPAKADGEESPYQYCGGDPVGKVDPSGDLARRIRHARTSLRVTGHNLALHIIFPVSAGIVASAEVDWSLYSNGLLVVFMAVTYNVSDYIPKGAEIDCDLRAGLAVRGEVQRSNGSLRRRRTFDRWAFNSGAKGRFTCALAARANGWISAVGLEAEAVGRWVGDGVTNLRTHEKRTKWSGNPFGRHRPGWRPPDCRRCHSVVPYSQAPVTTPSPGRQVLQ; encoded by the coding sequence CTGCCTACACAGCCTGCCACCGCGCAGTTCCTGACCAAAGACCCCGCCAAGGCCGACGGCGAGGAAAGCCCGTACCAGTACTGCGGAGGCGACCCCGTGGGGAAGGTCGACCCGAGCGGGGACTTGGCCCGTCGAATCCGCCACGCGAGAACGTCGTTGCGCGTCACAGGGCACAATCTTGCTCTACACATCATTTTTCCGGTCTCCGCAGGAATCGTAGCCAGCGCAGAGGTCGACTGGTCGCTGTATAGCAACGGCTTGCTGGTTGTCTTCATGGCCGTGACATACAACGTTAGCGACTACATACCTAAAGGAGCGGAGATCGACTGCGATTTGCGGGCGGGTCTGGCTGTCAGGGGCGAGGTGCAGCGTTCCAACGGCTCGCTCAGAAGGCGCCGCACCTTTGATAGGTGGGCCTTCAATAGCGGCGCGAAAGGGAGATTCACATGTGCTCTCGCTGCGAGGGCCAATGGCTGGATTTCAGCAGTCGGGCTCGAAGCAGAGGCGGTCGGCCGGTGGGTCGGCGACGGCGTAACCAACTTGCGCACGCACGAGAAACGCACCAAGTGGTCAGGGAACCCGTTTGGCAGGCATAGACCCGGATGGCGCCCTCCCGACTGCAGAAGGTGCCATAGCGTGGTACCGTACAGCCAAGCACCCGTCACGACCCCCTCGCCTGGGAGGCAAGTGCTGCAGTGA